One Caldalkalibacillus uzonensis DNA segment encodes these proteins:
- the rsmG gene encoding 16S rRNA (guanine(527)-N(7))-methyltransferase RsmG, whose translation MNQEQFSQQLAEQGITLSAAQLEQFDLYYHLLVEWNQRMNLTALTEREEVYLKHFYDSVTAAFYFNFRGTVNLVDVGAGAGFPSLPLKICFPHLRVTIVDSLQKRITFLEHLVQALTLDQVYLYHDRAEHFAQLPEHREQYDLVLARAVARLNVLSELCLPLARVGGTFMAMKGAKGTEELQEAQGAIDKLGGKTDTVHRFHLPAAEGERQIILLHKVRSTPGKYPRQPGIPAKKPLK comes from the coding sequence ATGAATCAGGAACAATTTAGCCAACAATTAGCTGAACAGGGCATCACCCTCTCTGCTGCTCAACTGGAACAGTTTGATTTATATTATCACCTGCTGGTGGAGTGGAATCAAAGAATGAATTTAACGGCCTTAACTGAACGGGAAGAGGTGTATCTCAAACACTTTTACGACTCGGTGACAGCTGCTTTTTACTTTAACTTTCGGGGAACGGTCAATTTGGTGGATGTGGGTGCCGGGGCGGGCTTTCCCAGTCTGCCCCTCAAGATTTGCTTTCCACATCTTCGGGTAACAATCGTTGATTCCCTGCAAAAGAGGATTACATTTCTAGAGCATCTTGTCCAAGCCTTAACTCTGGACCAAGTTTACCTGTATCATGACCGTGCTGAACATTTTGCCCAGTTACCAGAACACCGGGAACAGTATGATCTGGTTCTGGCCCGGGCAGTCGCCAGATTAAATGTCTTAAGTGAACTTTGTCTTCCTTTGGCTAGAGTGGGAGGTACATTTATGGCCATGAAGGGGGCTAAAGGAACAGAAGAACTACAAGAAGCACAAGGGGCAATTGATAAGCTGGGAGGGAAGACAGATACAGTTCACCGTTTTCACTTACCCGCTGCTGAAGGAGAGCGACAGATCATTCTCTTGCACAAAGTGCGCTCCACCCCTGGGAAGTATCCCCGCCAGCCAGGTATCCCGGCCAAAAAGCCATTAAAGTAA